A region of Allocoleopsis franciscana PCC 7113 DNA encodes the following proteins:
- a CDS encoding DUF6679 family protein has product MLHRKIYQLCCDGREICVFLRDQQRWIERARIVDIEGDLVTIRYETEEEDEISSWEEMVRLESIGSVTQKLASVPRGNFEPLVSDDCPEAEQIHPRSQDSNLD; this is encoded by the coding sequence ATGCTACACCGCAAGATTTATCAACTTTGTTGCGATGGTCGTGAAATCTGTGTTTTCTTGCGGGACCAGCAACGTTGGATTGAACGCGCTCGAATTGTTGATATAGAAGGCGATTTAGTTACCATTCGTTACGAAACGGAGGAAGAAGACGAAATCAGTTCCTGGGAAGAAATGGTTCGCCTGGAAAGTATTGGTTCTGTAACACAGAAACTAGCTTCTGTGCCAAGAGGAAACTTTGAACCCTTGGTTTCTGACGATTGCCCGGAAGCTGAACAAATTCACC
- a CDS encoding aldose epimerase family protein, producing MCAIAIEQKQYKTYILTNPQSQSRLEVVPERGAIITQWSLQQQDILYLDRNRFADPNLSVRGGIPILFPICGNLPNNTYTHKGQSYQLKQHGFARDLPWQVIQSSEANNNLESLTLVLNSDDQTRAVYPFDFQLAFTYKLIGNALEIHQRYTNHSDQPMPFSTGLHPYFVTSDKTQLEFEISASEYQDQITKEVHSFLGTFDLSRDELDLAFGQVAEPCASITDQGRDLKISLSYSDLYSTLVFWTVKGKDFYCLEPWSAPRNALNTGEHLTELPPGESLETSVTLEVTFL from the coding sequence GTGTGTGCGATCGCCATAGAACAAAAACAATACAAAACCTACATTCTCACGAACCCTCAATCTCAGTCTCGACTGGAAGTCGTACCGGAACGAGGTGCGATCATTACTCAATGGAGTCTGCAACAACAGGATATCCTCTACCTAGACCGCAATCGCTTTGCTGACCCGAACTTGAGCGTGCGGGGTGGCATCCCCATCCTCTTTCCCATTTGCGGGAATTTACCCAATAATACCTACACGCACAAAGGTCAATCGTATCAACTCAAACAACATGGCTTTGCCCGTGATTTGCCTTGGCAAGTCATACAATCCTCTGAGGCTAACAATAACTTAGAAAGCCTTACCCTGGTTCTCAACAGTGACGACCAGACTCGCGCTGTTTATCCCTTCGACTTTCAACTCGCCTTTACCTACAAACTCATTGGCAATGCGTTGGAGATTCATCAGCGCTACACGAATCATTCCGATCAACCGATGCCTTTTTCCACCGGTCTACATCCCTACTTCGTTACCTCAGATAAGACCCAACTAGAGTTTGAAATTTCAGCCTCCGAGTATCAAGATCAGATTACCAAAGAAGTTCATTCCTTCTTGGGCACCTTCGATTTGAGTCGTGATGAACTGGATTTGGCTTTTGGACAGGTGGCTGAGCCTTGTGCCAGTATTACTGATCAGGGTCGCGACCTCAAGATTTCTCTGAGTTACAGCGACCTCTACTCTACCCTGGTTTTTTGGACGGTTAAAGGCAAAGACTTTTATTGCCTAGAGCCTTGGAGTGCCCCCCGCAATGCCCT